TAAAGTGGATTCTCCCTAGCTGAGGGGAACTAAGGAAATCCTGTGGGCCTTGGATGTTGCTGGATGGGAGAAGGTTTATTTTTCCGAATGACAGAAAGTGAGGATGTGGTCGTttatcaaaacagaaaaataatctggAAAAAACAACCAGAACAATCAACACAACATCTGTTTTAGAGTGTAGAAAACTCAAACAATTTCCCAGCCAGACACTGAAAGAGCTTCCAAAACCTTACAACTTAAAGCAATAAACCAAGTTTGCTCTTTTCTAAAATCAACAGACTTCATGACCTACTTGCTAACAGACTCTACTTGTGTATTTAGAAAGCAGTAATGGTCAGTCTCTGCCAGAAGTAAATAATATGTGGAGATaaacacctccagcagcagcagcagcagcacagcaaatgcACTTTCTCTTCTGTGGCAAAAAGAAGGGACTAGTTCAcctcttctccttttctgtgtttACCCCTTATTTAATGGTTGGTTCCTGCTCTTTTGATTTCTTAAGGGCGAGGATGGTACAGTCATGATGTACTTCCCCCAGGGACAGTGTATGAACTAAGCCACACTGTGCTGAATTTATCTTAAAATACATCTTCTTCTGTCCTCAGCAGGCTAAAACACAATCTGGTTGTGGTTTGAGACTACAGGATTCATAAATAGCTTTTTAATCACAGATCATTTGTCTGCAATCAGTGACTAGTCTCTTTTGAAGaattctctttgttttccaaaaagtagagagagaggaaaatgcaTCTTTATGGCCTAAATCATGGTATTGTATTCACTTTGTCTGAGAGGCAGGAAGCACTTCTATCAACTCTTATgcaaattttacttttgttcTTAATGATAGATAACTGTGATATGAAAGGCAGATTTCCTCAAGGAtgaagaggggagaaaaattcACCACCCCACCATTCTGGCAGTCTGATCTTTGCCATAGCCCTTAGTGATGAAGTGGAAAAGAGATGTCATGGGTGACAGAGtgacttttcttcctctcttccaaAGAGGCTGAGAGCTTTCAAAGATGCTGATCTTGTTTGCAGCATGGCTTCTTTATGTTACTAGCCAAAGAAACAGGTGAGCTGAATGAGGTCTCCCATGGAGGCCACATCTGCTTCCTGCTCAGTGtctgcccctgtccctctgaGCTCAGAGATCTTGGCAAGTTTGAGCAGAGGACATGGGAGATGCTCCCTGGGGATGTCTGAGCACAACTCACCTGCAAGCAGCACAGCCAACAGAAATATATTGTGTACTCAGGCAGGAAAATTGTGGTTATAAAAAGTGATAACTTGGCTTTTAAGTATCACTTTCCTGCTGATAATGTACAATTTATGGCTTGTATCTGGCCATAAATGAAAGACCCAGCCCTGTTGGGATAAGCCTGAAGTGTATCACAGTTCACAGTAACAAGGGCACGAGCAGCTGGATAGGGAGGGGATTTAAGAAGTTTGCTCTGCTATATGCAGGGACTTTGGGATATAGGCCACTTTCCCTGTGTCTGGTTTGAGGGGATATGATGAGGAGGTTGCCCTAACAGAGTTGCCAGTGTAACCTGCACAGTCAGCAGGTTGAGTGTCCTCAGGGGAGGCTGTCACCCTGCTTGGGcactccagggctgctgctcctgctttttaCAGCGTGGGTTCCTTCAGGACTGCATTTGGCAGTCCCAAAAATTTGGTCCTAGAGTAGATGACATGGTCTGCAGTTTCTTGCCCCCTATCTGAAAATATACTTGTAATTTATctaggagggaagaaaaattttaatCCATTTCTCCTTGCCACCAGCAGtttgtttccttcctccttGTACCTCATGAACTGCATATATATGACATTAGTGTTGAGAAATTGCATAAAATCAGAGACTAAAAGGGAAGATTCAAATTAATTTGACCTCACTATACATctctaatattttttctgtgttttttacaTGATAACATATTTCAGCTAGGCAGTTGTCCAAGGAGAAATAGATAAACCCCAAGAATTTTATAGTCACATTCTAGCTAAGATGCAGGcattgtgtatatatatatatatatatatatatatatatatatatatatatatatatatatataaaattagaCTTCTCTTGCCCTTCTGCACATTATTATGATGCTTTACTTTTCTTAAGCAAGTGATTATAGTAATCACTTCTGAGACTATATCTGTGCACTCATTAAGCATATAGTCCTAATTTGGGAACAAGTATTTATGTGTTATTTGGCCTTACACCTGtttgtaaattaaaaagaaaaaaaatcactctgacattttctgagaaaaatacaaacattttgCAGCCAAATTTCATTCTAAAGTGTCACTGCTTCTGTTTGGCTCTTCAGCCTAATTTATATCAGTATCCCATCTCCTCTCTCTGTGCTCCTCAGGGCAGTAGTTGGGGTATATTGCCAGGAGCTCTCTATGTGTAATGCATCCCTGGAGGTCGGGACTCAGCCACTGACATGCAAGATCCTGCAATCTCCCACACAGAAACAGTAGGATGAGCTGTCTGTTGAGTCACAGTCCTAAGTCAATGCTGTCATTTTATTCCAGTGCCACCTTTGTTCAGCTATTGGCAGGCTGGAGATCCCACTTCCCCCATGATTTTTAGCTGTTGACGTTTAAACCCTCAAAGCATTTTTCCTTATTGTTTTGTTTAACCTATACCAGTCACAAAAAAGTCTAACAGCTTCTTTCAGAGTTCATCTACACGGGAATTATCTCTCCAAAAGGCAGGCTATTCAGCACACATAGTAACAGTGCTTAATGAAAATGAAGTTATGCTTGAGAGAACTTTGTGTGTACTATGCTGGTGAAATTACAGTAAATTACATTTAAACTCCAACCCTTTCTTCCCCTTCAATTATTCTCAGTAGGTGGATAGTCCTAGGAAAAGTCTTTGCCAAGGCTGGTAATAACACATTCTCACTCTGTACAGGGTACTGGCTTCCCAgctacaaattaaaaatatcctggGCAACTGGACTTCATATAGCTGTCATGTACGGCCATCTGGAGAGCCTGTTGGTCCTCCTCAATCACAAAGCTACAATCAACTGCCGGCCCAATGGGAAAGCTGCCATCCACATAGCCTGTGAAATGGCAAATGTTGAGTGTCTCAAGATCCTTTGCAACCACGGGGCTAAGCTGAACTGCTTTTCAATGAGCGGGCAGGCGCCCTTGCACTTCTGTACCACACGAAcctccatgccttgtgcccagcagctgctttggagaGGTAAGGTAAAGCTCTGGAGCATCGCTCATGGCATGGGCAAAGGGGGTGAGCATGGTCTGGGCTTCCTGTGAGGAGGCAATTTCCCAAAGTAGATGTGAATTTATCCCTTCTATCCACAGGTGTCTCATGTCTTCATCTCAGGCTCCTTGTCCTCACCTCTTTGATCAGAGGAAGTTTCTCCTATTCTGTTTCCTCACCTCATCCaactttccctttccctggccACTGGTCCTTACTCCAAGATTGTTTCCCATTTCAGTGTCCCCACTCCACCGCCCAGCCACTCCACCAGCAGCAGACCTCCTCTGAATCAGGGAGTTTTCTATAtcttttgggggattttcccttttttttttttcatctatgTTTACTTTAGAGCTACTTTCATATGCACCCctcatcttctttctttttcaaattttctgGACCTGAGTAAAATTTTTCAAACTGCTTGATTTTTGAGATCTGGCCTTAAAAATTGGATGCACTTTTTCATACCATCTTTTCATTTGTCATGAATGCAGCCAAACTCAtgccaggagggaaaaaagggtaTTATataagatttttgttttcccaaagTAAGGTACATTATGCTTCTGGTCATCTGCAACAAACGAGGCTAGGAATAGATGTAATTCTTCCATAAATATATTTGTCTCACACTATTTCCTGAACAGAAGGGGACTGACCCAGGACAGAGTGAAAGAAACACAGTTCAAGTCCTTAGTTACAGAGAGACTCCCCTGTTTATCACACTGTGCCATGGCAATACAAATgattttgggttggttttgttaCATGTATTGTTATTGAAAGCTTTTCCTGAGATGCAGAGCCTGAGTGCAAAGTCCATGCTTTGTGGGCAAGGCAATCTGCAGTCATAAATGAATACCaacattgcttttcttcttctggaaAGATACATATTATTTTGTTTggtagaaaggaaaataaatgctgcCAGTTGTATCCTGCCCAAAGCAAACAGTCCTGACAGCAGGAGTTGAATTTGCTAGCATAGAAAAGCTTAGAAGTCAAATGTGCTCTTATGAAACACAGCAGAGGATGAATGCAAGTGAAAGGATGTATTCTGCAGGCTTTCTCCACCCACCCATCAACAGCATAATCGTACTTTAAAAGCCACCCTTCCTCCCAAAGCACTCTTTAAACTCTGAATTCTGTATGAGCTGAATGCTGAGACTCCAAATAGAATGGGATGGGTCCGGAGCAAACCCTGTAAGGTGTGCACATTCACAGAGCAGCACCCTCCAAGAGCTGAAGCCAGGGTGTCAGTTAATATCCCTGCTCCAAAGTTTCCAAGATGCATCTTTCACCTGCCATCTCCACTCAGTGGTGTCCCTCGGGATCCATCCAGATCATCGCAGTTCATCCCCctctggctgggctgcagcacaaGCAGCGCTGATCCCATGTTTGGTTACCACCTCCAAACCTGGATTGCCGATGCCGTGTCAGGGACATCGAACACGACTAACACTCGACACGGCTTAACAGCATTAGCGCTCGGGTTTTCCAGCCCAGAGGCAGTTTCTGcccccccggccctgcccctcGCTCCCGGCTCTCCGCTCGGCAGATGGTGCTGTTGCTCCAGCTGCGGCCGCCGCTCCGCACGAACGGACCCGCTCCGCAGCACTCTGGAACCGGGATCCGGGCCCCCCGCCAGGGACCCTGGCAATGGGTTCTTTAATAGCATCCAGGGATCTGTCGTAAAATGTCCTTTCATCCAGGCTCGCGTTAACgaggtgctgcagggagtgttttcagggagcagagcagggctgctcggAGTAGGAGTAATGATCTCCTTCCTCCACCACTTCTCAATTCATAGGAAAAAGCATTTTACACAGAAATTTGGGCTTGCATGCTGCTCTGAAATAGAATGTTCAGATAAGGTCTGCCTTGGGGCCAGCATAGAAGCTGGATCCAAGAACCTTAAGTTTCTAAGAGTTTCCCTGAAGACTGAAGCAATGCAGGATCAATCCATGCTATTTGCATTTACTTGTTTCTTTCATACCAGCTGCCCACCATGAGCTTTTCCTTGGGAAGAAGGGCCCATATAGAGAGATGATCAAACAAGTGTTTCATTGCCTTCATCTTCCCCCATCATCTTTCTTTGGCAGGAGCAAATGTGAACATAAGAACAAACAACAAAGACGAGGAGACTCCTCTGCATGTGGTTGCACGTTTGGGTGTCCCAGAGCTCGTGGCCTTTTACgtggagcagggagcacaggtAGATGCTCTCAATGCCTACATGGAGACCCCCCTGGCTTGTGCAGCCTACTGGGCCCTTCACTACAAGGATCAGATATACAGCCAGGACCACCACCTCATCTGTCGGATGCTCCTAGACTATAAAGCTGAAGTGAATGCTCGTGATGAGGATTTCAAATCACCACTCCACAAAGCTGCCTGGAACTGTGATCACGTCCTGCTGCACatgctgctggaggcaggagcagaagcaAACATCATGGATGTCAATGGCTGTGCACCCTTACAGTATATCATAAAAGTGACATCTGTGCGGCCAGCTGCTCAGCCAGACATCTGCTACCAGCTGCTACTGAACCATGGAGCAGCTAGGATATACCCTCTGCAATTCCACAAGGTTAAGGATGTCTTCGTACAGTAGGGGCTTGGAGAGGGGTGGTGTCTTGAACAGGAATGGGATGAGAGATCCAAACTATCTGGATTTTCTGGAGTCCTGTCAGTCTGGGCCCAGAATGCCCAAAGCATTGTGAGATGACCTACTGTAAGATGGTATCATATAACTGAAGTGAAATTACAGTTGCCTGTACCAGAAACCAGACACAGATCTAATTTTTGCTCTAAATCAACCTGAAATGCCAAACTTTTAATGCTGGTTGAAGCCTAATTTTTCAGAGCAGATTCATTTCTCATTTCAGAGAACCCCCATCCCTTTGTCAAACCTGGCTTCATACAGGTTTCACTGAGTTATATGAAATGCCTACTTCATGGTCTCCACCAAGATTTAAGATGAGACCACTTGATTCAGTTTATTACATCTGACATCTAAAAATCTATTCAAATCTACTAGAAATGAAATGCATCTTAATAAAGCATTGGATTATTCCCAGGAAAGGTGAGAATTAAGAAGTGCTGGGCCTGGGCTCACAGCTGATgaccaaaaaagagaaaaaatgtcgTAGGATCTCTCCTGAAAAGTTCTTAAACACCTGCAAAGCCCAAGACACTGACAGAAGTACCTAAGAGTATTGTTATATCAGAAAACTAAGTAAGCTTGCTGAAGTCAGGACTTATTCTCTCTCATCCAGTCCCCTAAGCAACAGTTTGCAGTTGCCTGACTGTATATGTAAAGCAAGGTCTGAAGTCTCCTCTTCCTGCATCCTATTGCATGGAGTGGGTCTCTCTTCCAAACTACCACTTGCCCATCTGTAAAAATGCAGGATATTTATCCCAGACGGATGTTCTGCAGTTTTGTTTGTGAAACCTGGAGACTGCATGGGACAAAATTGGGTGAATGCAATGTTATCCCCCATATATGAGTGACAataaactgggttttttttctgttgagcTTAAATTACTGGGCAAAACAGTTGTGTTGGGGTCCTCATGTGGCTTGAAAGCCTTACTTTTGAACTGTCTCTTCTTCTggtcatattttaaatttttgtctAACAATGCATTTTTGATTCATataatgggaattttttctGTTCCTGAGCTGCATGTGGTGAAGCAAGAATTTTTTGTGCACGGCTTTGCGTGGTGTTTAGTCACTCAACCCAGCTATGAACAAGCTATCTCTAGATTTGGGTGATAAATCCCACCTCATCTGGACTGCTGTGGAGATCTAAGCCAGCATTTCTGTGTGGTCTTAAACTGGGGATGGGCCTGGGGCTTCTTACTGTGCTTACCAGAGTGGTGTGGAGGGGCCTTGTGTCTTTTGCATCTCCAGCCTGATCCTCTCACCAGTGTTAGGCTGTGTCTGTCCCAGTTTGCTGCTGCGCAGTGCTGAGCACCCAGGCTAGCCCTGGCTTCCTGGTGCTACTCATGTTCTCCATGCATCctgcctgcaggtgctgcaAGCCTGTCATTCCCACCCCAGAGCTGTGGAGGTAGTTGTCAACTCCTATGAACACATCAAATCGACATCTAAGTGGAAAGCAGCCATACCTGAGGATGTCTTGGAGGTAAGCTCTCAATGAGTTATAACTGAGTAAAATCCAGGCTTATTATTTGAATAACCCATACCAAACCATTAGAAAGAGcacttttgaaagaaaagaacatCTCAGAGGATGAGGACTTTCCCGCTTAATATCTCTCATATGACAAAAGCATATCACTTGctgaaaaatacatatttttgatattttaattgAAACATTATCCTTTGGAGCACCTCCTGTCAGTGGtacagcaggagctcagctgcctCTGTACTCAGCCAGTGAAAAGATTCTGGCTGTGATTGGTgtttcttcagatttttcaatatgtatatttatatttcttttaagtctgaaaatatatttaaagagCCATATTACATAGGTGTGACTATGTACCTCTAGGTCCTGTTGCATGGGTCAGATTTCTGTGAACAGGATGAGTTCGCTGCAAATGCGAGGGagaat
This Haemorhous mexicanus isolate bHaeMex1 chromosome 1, bHaeMex1.pri, whole genome shotgun sequence DNA region includes the following protein-coding sequences:
- the ASB4 gene encoding ankyrin repeat and SOCS box protein 4; protein product: MDLEETYKEGENTEGKITRAAAAKLVKKTFLEALKSNDFETLEELLSQKKIDVDTVFEVEDENLILASYKQGYWLPSYKLKISWATGLHIAVMYGHLESLLVLLNHKATINCRPNGKAAIHIACEMANVECLKILCNHGAKLNCFSMSGQAPLHFCTTRTSMPCAQQLLWRGANVNIRTNNKDEETPLHVVARLGVPELVAFYVEQGAQVDALNAYMETPLACAAYWALHYKDQIYSQDHHLICRMLLDYKAEVNARDEDFKSPLHKAAWNCDHVLLHMLLEAGAEANIMDVNGCAPLQYIIKVTSVRPAAQPDICYQLLLNHGAARIYPLQFHKVLQACHSHPRAVEVVVNSYEHIKSTSKWKAAIPEDVLERHQDFYDSLFTVCSNSPRSLMHLCRCAIRAVLSEKCHREVPLLSIPLSMKKYLLLEPEGIIY